Proteins co-encoded in one uncultured Draconibacterium sp. genomic window:
- a CDS encoding two-component regulator propeller domain-containing protein yields MHYTNEDGLPSSYVKSICQDQFGFIWAASRSSVCRFDGKYFKTFQAVDGQGNSFDIWSKWNYFTTDSILLVQSTNNIFYEFNLKREVFEPYEPINNLGGVTAIRESRDGFWIFRSDSISFFDAKKQQEISFKEKVDFADLPKEERIISVREKDDRLMAITDNGRLLIFDLQREQQRYFQLPEDIYIPTLSNFYIDNNNYVWIGNYASGLYQINLTNGQSRKFSVENKGNRHLLHNLVHTIKEDLQGRVWIGTEDGLCVWSPYTESFEYYQHDIRNPQGINTNPIYDIFCDRDGNMWLATYFGGINFWNNTPEFFRVWQAGTGEQHLSGSAVSCITEDENGTIWVGMEDKGVNQIDLEKDEIIRAVNEGNGLSFNNVHDLLFETPDRLWIATYTGGINILNLENNRFEYINTANHPEIPSNVIYSLLHVGDSIFVSASAGVAVYNTNTKEFSRYQPKVLNGVQVEFMFDSEDRIWFSSSEGTYYLDKKEGAFEKLNKFSFLKNINFVKTDSKNRIWIGDCLYGLYGYDLKNDSVYHYSEENGFPFSWIFSLEEGHDGYLWASGDKGLVKFKPETGELVWYNRESGLPFEQFNYRASYKSKSGEIYFGANRGMISFNEKDKQDVKKELDVVFRGMQLFNQPLLPGEDQALEESLNLHPEIHLKYKQNVFTIEYAGLHFRNKGNCEYAYYLENFETSWNYVGNRDFATYTNLGPGEYFFHVKASPDNTAWGSKVNTLKIIIEPPFWLSGWGFFMYFLLLILVLVGFYLVATRIQKSKALAEMERREREYDTELNNFKLEFFTNVSHELRTPLTLIVGPLTRILEDDKLTPALKKKMKGVMNNAHRLLVLINQLLEFRKIENGKEKLRVSHQNIINLLKDIEEAFIESAESKSIAFTFETVNLNSNIWVDCPKLENVLINLMSNALKFTNEGGEVKVKVELKVKEFTYRTLKITVADNGIGIDSSMLRKIFDRFYHVDGANETQVAGSGIGLAFVHSLVKLHKGTIGVESTVGKGAVFTVQFPVSRKAYNDDEILIGADQYIPHVTLADDMKPTPVLRDEVERLSSNPTILVIDDNRELLEFISETLANDYKVVTAIDGTQGMEKVEESLPDLIISDVMMPGIDGFELTRKLKSDIRTSHIPIVLLTAKSGEENEYEGLQTGADYYIEKPFLPHILIQLIDNVLNTRKSLIERFKSDAQMLPTDVAFSESDKDLIDKISNLIKQNIDRPNLDVSFLVNEIGISRSLLHVKLKKLTDCSATEFIRSIRLREAVKLIADGKCNISEAAYKTGFSSPAYFSRRFKEYFGVTPKAYFDK; encoded by the coding sequence ATGCATTACACCAACGAAGATGGCTTGCCTTCGTCGTACGTTAAAAGTATTTGTCAGGATCAGTTTGGTTTTATTTGGGCAGCAAGCCGCAGTTCGGTTTGTCGTTTCGACGGGAAGTATTTTAAAACCTTTCAGGCAGTTGATGGGCAAGGAAATTCTTTTGATATTTGGAGTAAATGGAATTATTTTACAACCGACTCAATATTGCTGGTACAAAGCACCAACAATATTTTTTATGAATTTAACTTAAAAAGAGAAGTTTTTGAACCGTACGAACCTATAAATAATTTGGGAGGTGTTACAGCGATCCGTGAATCAAGGGATGGTTTTTGGATATTCAGGTCGGATTCAATTTCCTTTTTTGATGCAAAAAAACAGCAGGAAATAAGTTTTAAAGAAAAAGTTGATTTTGCAGACCTTCCAAAGGAAGAACGAATAATTAGCGTACGAGAAAAAGATGATCGGTTAATGGCCATAACCGATAATGGCAGGTTACTGATTTTTGATCTGCAACGCGAGCAACAAAGGTATTTTCAACTACCTGAAGATATTTATATTCCGACGCTCTCGAACTTTTATATCGACAACAATAATTACGTGTGGATTGGAAATTATGCCAGTGGTTTATATCAGATTAACCTTACCAATGGCCAGTCACGCAAATTTTCTGTAGAAAATAAGGGAAACAGGCATTTGTTACATAATTTGGTTCATACTATAAAAGAGGATTTGCAAGGGCGGGTTTGGATTGGAACAGAGGATGGTTTGTGTGTTTGGTCGCCTTATACAGAGTCGTTTGAGTATTATCAGCACGATATTCGAAATCCACAGGGTATTAACACAAATCCTATTTATGATATTTTTTGCGACCGGGATGGAAACATGTGGCTGGCAACCTATTTCGGGGGCATAAATTTTTGGAACAATACGCCCGAGTTTTTTCGTGTATGGCAAGCCGGTACCGGAGAACAACACCTTTCGGGGAGTGCGGTAAGTTGTATTACCGAAGATGAAAACGGCACCATTTGGGTTGGAATGGAAGACAAGGGAGTCAACCAGATTGATCTGGAAAAAGATGAGATAATAAGAGCGGTTAATGAAGGTAATGGATTGTCGTTTAATAATGTACACGATTTACTATTTGAAACGCCCGATCGTTTATGGATTGCAACCTATACCGGAGGCATTAATATATTGAATCTTGAGAATAACCGGTTTGAATACATTAATACAGCTAATCATCCTGAAATTCCATCAAACGTTATTTATAGCTTGTTACATGTTGGTGATAGTATTTTTGTTTCAGCATCGGCGGGAGTGGCTGTATACAACACAAACACAAAAGAATTTTCTCGTTACCAGCCTAAAGTTTTAAATGGAGTTCAGGTGGAGTTTATGTTTGACAGCGAAGATCGTATCTGGTTTTCATCGTCTGAGGGCACTTACTATCTGGATAAAAAGGAAGGTGCTTTTGAGAAGCTGAATAAGTTTAGTTTCCTAAAAAATATAAATTTCGTAAAAACCGATTCTAAAAACCGGATATGGATTGGCGATTGCCTGTATGGTTTGTATGGTTACGATTTGAAAAACGATTCGGTATACCATTATAGCGAGGAGAATGGTTTTCCGTTTTCCTGGATTTTTAGTTTGGAGGAAGGGCACGATGGTTATTTGTGGGCAAGTGGAGATAAAGGTCTCGTAAAATTCAAACCCGAAACTGGTGAGTTGGTTTGGTATAACCGCGAATCGGGATTGCCATTCGAGCAGTTTAACTACCGGGCATCGTACAAAAGTAAAAGTGGCGAGATTTATTTTGGGGCAAACAGGGGAATGATTTCCTTTAATGAAAAAGACAAGCAGGATGTGAAAAAGGAGCTTGATGTGGTATTTCGGGGCATGCAATTGTTTAATCAGCCGCTGTTGCCTGGAGAAGATCAGGCGCTGGAAGAATCACTTAATCTGCATCCTGAAATTCATTTAAAGTATAAACAAAACGTTTTTACCATTGAATATGCTGGCTTGCATTTTCGGAATAAAGGAAACTGTGAATATGCCTACTACCTCGAAAATTTTGAAACGTCGTGGAACTATGTTGGGAATCGCGATTTTGCAACATACACAAACCTGGGGCCGGGCGAGTACTTTTTTCATGTAAAAGCCTCACCCGATAACACGGCATGGGGGAGCAAGGTAAATACGTTAAAAATAATTATCGAGCCTCCTTTTTGGCTGTCAGGATGGGGGTTTTTTATGTATTTTCTACTTCTGATCTTGGTGTTGGTCGGTTTTTATTTGGTAGCAACCCGCATTCAAAAATCGAAAGCGTTGGCCGAGATGGAAAGAAGGGAGCGGGAATATGATACTGAGCTAAATAACTTTAAACTTGAGTTTTTTACTAACGTTTCGCACGAGCTTCGTACCCCTTTAACCTTAATAGTTGGTCCGCTAACACGAATACTCGAAGATGATAAACTTACGCCGGCTCTGAAAAAGAAGATGAAAGGCGTAATGAATAATGCCCATCGATTGCTTGTGCTTATTAATCAGCTTCTTGAGTTTAGAAAGATTGAAAACGGAAAGGAAAAGTTAAGAGTAAGCCACCAAAATATTATAAACCTTTTAAAAGACATAGAAGAAGCTTTTATTGAATCGGCCGAATCGAAATCGATTGCATTCACATTTGAGACCGTTAACCTGAATTCAAATATTTGGGTAGATTGTCCGAAATTGGAGAATGTCCTTATTAATTTGATGTCTAATGCCTTAAAGTTTACAAATGAAGGAGGTGAAGTGAAGGTGAAAGTGGAGTTGAAGGTAAAAGAATTTACGTACAGAACATTGAAAATTACGGTAGCCGATAACGGAATCGGAATTGACTCTTCGATGTTGAGAAAGATTTTTGATCGTTTTTACCATGTCGATGGAGCAAACGAAACACAGGTTGCCGGATCCGGAATTGGGCTGGCATTCGTTCATAGTTTGGTAAAATTGCACAAAGGAACAATAGGGGTAGAGAGTACAGTTGGTAAAGGAGCTGTTTTTACAGTTCAATTTCCTGTGTCGCGAAAAGCTTATAACGACGATGAAATTTTGATCGGAGCAGATCAGTATATTCCGCATGTAACACTGGCTGACGATATGAAGCCGACTCCGGTGTTACGTGATGAGGTGGAACGGCTTAGCTCGAATCCTACAATTTTGGTAATCGATGATAATCGTGAGTTGCTGGAATTTATATCTGAAACACTGGCCAATGACTATAAGGTGGTAACCGCGATTGATGGTACGCAGGGAATGGAGAAGGTTGAAGAATCGCTGCCTGATCTGATAATCAGTGATGTAATGATGCCGGGTATTGATGGTTTTGAGTTAACCCGTAAACTGAAGTCGGATATTCGGACATCGCACATCCCTATAGTTCTGTTAACAGCAAAGAGTGGTGAAGAGAATGAATATGAGGGGTTGCAAACTGGTGCTGATTATTATATTGAAAAGCCATTTTTGCCGCATATTCTTATTCAGCTGATCGATAACGTGCTGAACACTCGGAAAAGTTTAATCGAACGGTTTAAATCGGATGCCCAAATGTTGCCTACAGATGTGGCTTTTTCCGAGTCGGATAAAGACCTGATTGATAAGATCAGTAACCTGATAAAGCAGAATATCGATCGTCCAAATCTTGATGTGTCATTTCTTGTTAACGAAATTGGAATAAGCCGTTCGTTGTTGCATGTTAAGCTGAAGAAGTTAACTGATTGTTCGGCAACCGAGTTTATCCGCTCTATACGTTTGCGCGAAGCCGTAAAACTAATTGCCGACGGGAAGTGTAATATTTCCGAAGCCGCTTACAAAACCGGTTTCTCAAGCCCTGCCTATTTTAGCCGAAGATTTAAAGAGTACTTTGGTGTTACTCCAAAAGCGTATTTCGATAAGTAG
- a CDS encoding TonB-dependent receptor, whose translation MKSKSIVKIRLLFTVVLMTFLPFVVGAQERGVTGMVYDEQGEPIPGATILKVGTTEGTTTDIDGKFSINVSKGDILRFSFIGFTPKEIEIKDQEKLKVAMSADVKNLDEVMVVAYGVQKKESVVGAISQVSGEKLKSIKMGGSIENTLQGSLPGLTVIMTDPTPGEEAIGGYYAASPIQMAIRGTASMGNNNPLVIVDGVERSFSNIDPNEIASISILKDASATAVYGVKGANGVIIVNTKRGRAGAVELDFSANWTMKTAAILPEYMNSYETMMLRNEAYRNDGMWDMLIPDDVLAHYKNQDQPYLYPDFDWMDYLFEPGFDQSYNLNARGGNNFVQYFVSLGYLEEGDIFSVGNQFPYNYDKKNAHYWHRRYNFRNNLDFNITKTTKLSINLGGNIKVWNKPEDTYTQMIWYESPTNMPFYPDGILDQYPDDVIPYNQTGQRPFINPSKGEVKLHWLGGRGFLRRKANEINSDIRLTQQLDFITPGLSFSGMYSYNSQAIYSKTYFLDGYYGYYLDPETTTWGRYDAYGSEDFDTPQPPLTVTNNDDLWQVGRAHYYEAQLLYNRQFGDHNISAVGVFSRRQSRAIADFPHYEENWVGRGSYNYKEKYFFEGSVAHTGSEKFAPGLRFGTFPAFAGGWMISKEDFFTPIKHIINSLKFKYSWGKVGSDSGIGRWLYISEYSDVNPNDGTVGFGYPMQSYPFIQEGNIPVTNATWEEAIKQNVGFEMGMFDSQVTLNVDLFNEKRKNMLQQRMSVPSYVGVTEIRDNLGETKSHGIEIDLAINKQLNESFGLYLDANISMSENRVVFYDEPDKNPFNIKAEGKPVDIARRLGTYTPGSGLVDAGFYQSFDELFLFPTATGGSPIVGDFKFLDFNGDGAINAQDYVVAKDPTVPNVTYNVKIGATYKKWYCDATVYGIGAVQSPMRQGGMFYLYPFSDNESNAYTDHANHWTPTNTNPEFPAVHYAAADQYNYQISNFSMIAGQYLRLRNARVGYNLDIPALKTIGVRKMSLALIGTNLLTWKKRSWGGDPEGYNYGVDFGAYPQTRRYTLELNVTF comes from the coding sequence ATGAAATCCAAATCTATTGTGAAAATTCGATTACTGTTTACTGTTGTACTCATGACTTTCTTGCCTTTTGTTGTTGGTGCGCAAGAAAGAGGAGTAACAGGAATGGTTTATGACGAGCAGGGAGAACCAATTCCCGGTGCTACCATTTTAAAAGTAGGGACCACTGAAGGTACTACTACGGATATTGATGGAAAGTTTTCGATTAACGTAAGTAAAGGTGATATCTTGCGTTTTTCTTTTATTGGCTTTACTCCAAAGGAGATTGAAATAAAAGATCAGGAAAAATTGAAAGTTGCAATGAGTGCCGATGTGAAAAATCTGGATGAGGTGATGGTTGTTGCCTATGGAGTTCAGAAGAAAGAATCGGTAGTTGGTGCTATTTCTCAGGTTTCCGGAGAAAAGTTGAAGTCGATTAAAATGGGAGGTAGTATTGAAAACACACTCCAGGGAAGTTTGCCCGGTTTAACGGTAATTATGACCGACCCTACTCCCGGAGAAGAAGCTATTGGCGGCTATTATGCTGCTTCGCCTATTCAAATGGCTATTCGCGGTACAGCATCAATGGGAAACAACAATCCGTTGGTTATTGTGGATGGTGTTGAGCGAAGTTTTTCAAATATCGATCCGAACGAAATTGCTTCGATATCTATTCTGAAAGATGCATCAGCAACCGCAGTTTATGGGGTGAAAGGAGCAAACGGTGTTATCATTGTTAATACAAAAAGAGGTAGAGCAGGAGCTGTTGAGCTTGATTTTAGTGCCAACTGGACTATGAAGACAGCAGCAATTTTGCCAGAGTATATGAACTCTTACGAAACAATGATGCTCCGAAACGAAGCCTATAGAAACGACGGCATGTGGGATATGTTAATTCCCGACGACGTACTTGCACATTATAAAAATCAAGATCAACCCTATCTCTATCCGGATTTTGACTGGATGGATTACTTGTTTGAGCCGGGGTTTGATCAATCGTATAACCTGAATGCCCGAGGTGGTAACAATTTTGTTCAGTATTTTGTCTCCCTTGGCTATTTGGAAGAGGGGGATATTTTCTCAGTAGGAAATCAGTTCCCATATAATTATGACAAAAAAAATGCCCATTATTGGCACCGACGTTATAACTTCAGAAATAACTTAGACTTTAATATTACAAAAACAACAAAGCTTTCTATTAACTTAGGAGGAAACATAAAAGTTTGGAATAAACCAGAAGATACGTATACGCAGATGATTTGGTACGAAAGTCCTACCAATATGCCATTTTATCCTGACGGTATTCTTGATCAGTATCCTGATGATGTTATTCCTTATAATCAAACCGGTCAGCGACCTTTTATTAACCCTTCAAAAGGAGAGGTTAAGTTACACTGGCTTGGTGGACGTGGTTTCTTGCGACGAAAAGCAAATGAAATCAACTCTGACATCCGCTTAACACAACAACTTGATTTTATTACACCGGGGCTATCTTTTTCCGGAATGTATTCATATAATAGTCAGGCTATTTACAGTAAAACCTATTTCCTCGATGGTTATTATGGTTATTATCTCGACCCTGAAACAACTACGTGGGGGCGTTATGATGCTTATGGATCGGAGGATTTTGATACACCACAGCCACCATTAACCGTTACTAATAACGACGATTTATGGCAGGTAGGCCGTGCCCACTATTATGAAGCACAATTGTTGTATAACCGACAGTTTGGCGACCACAATATTAGTGCTGTTGGTGTATTTAGCAGACGTCAGTCGCGTGCAATTGCCGATTTCCCGCATTACGAAGAAAACTGGGTTGGTCGTGGATCATATAACTATAAAGAGAAATACTTCTTTGAAGGAAGTGTTGCTCATACCGGTTCCGAGAAATTTGCTCCAGGACTACGTTTCGGAACATTTCCTGCTTTTGCAGGTGGTTGGATGATATCGAAAGAAGATTTCTTTACACCAATCAAGCACATCATCAATTCGTTAAAGTTTAAATACTCTTGGGGTAAAGTTGGTAGTGATTCCGGAATTGGGCGCTGGTTATATATTTCTGAGTATTCGGATGTTAATCCAAATGATGGCACTGTTGGGTTTGGTTACCCGATGCAATCCTACCCTTTTATTCAGGAAGGTAATATTCCGGTAACGAATGCTACCTGGGAAGAAGCGATAAAACAAAATGTTGGTTTCGAGATGGGAATGTTTGATAGTCAGGTAACGCTGAATGTAGATCTATTTAACGAGAAGCGTAAAAATATGCTGCAACAACGCATGTCTGTACCATCTTATGTGGGGGTAACCGAAATCCGGGACAACCTTGGGGAAACGAAAAGTCACGGAATTGAAATTGACCTCGCAATTAATAAACAGCTAAATGAATCGTTTGGCCTTTACCTTGATGCCAATATATCGATGTCGGAAAACCGGGTTGTATTTTACGATGAGCCGGACAAAAATCCATTCAATATTAAGGCCGAAGGAAAGCCTGTTGATATTGCTCGTCGCCTGGGGACCTATACTCCTGGTTCAGGGTTAGTTGATGCTGGATTTTATCAGAGTTTTGATGAGTTGTTTTTGTTTCCTACCGCAACCGGAGGCTCGCCAATTGTAGGAGACTTTAAATTTCTTGATTTTAACGGCGATGGTGCAATTAATGCACAGGATTATGTTGTTGCCAAAGATCCTACTGTGCCAAACGTAACTTATAATGTAAAAATAGGTGCAACGTATAAGAAATGGTATTGCGATGCAACAGTGTATGGTATTGGGGCAGTTCAAAGCCCTATGCGTCAAGGGGGTATGTTTTATTTGTATCCGTTCTCGGATAATGAAAGTAACGCATATACCGACCATGCCAATCACTGGACCCCGACAAATACGAATCCCGAATTTCCGGCTGTGCACTACGCTGCTGCTGACCAGTATAATTACCAAATCAGTAATTTTTCTATGATTGCCGGACAGTATCTTCGTTTAAGAAATGCACGTGTGGGGTATAACCTTGATATTCCTGCATTAAAAACCATTGGCGTAAGAAAAATGAGCTTAGCGCTTATCGGAACGAACCTGCTAACGTGGAAGAAGCGCAGTTGGGGAGGAGATCCTGAAGGATATAACTATGGAGTAGATTTTGGTGCATATCCGCAAACCCGAAGATATACGCTGGAATTGAATGTGACATTTTAA
- a CDS encoding RagB/SusD family nutrient uptake outer membrane protein: protein MKKILLILFTAIAFFGCEEYLDKVEDSDGLQEEDVFTDYLKFRNFEDRMYKDLNNYLSEQDYSYIAALCDEGYLGPGWETMPVAQSGDWIRSYNTGQALQFHGIWNGWKSIRIANIVLKNLHQLEENATPEQMNQLKGQAHFMRAWYYYEFLKRQGGMPYIKKVFSGSDNFELERLSYHETAIEIAADCDTAAMLLPAKWNDANIGRPTEGAAMALKASTLLFDASPSNNPENDNAKWQAAASAAWDVINIAESTGRYSLIQCKGQEQVAYKTPSGIKTIEYVSGFDSIFMYQPFNDEIIWENYGVSWSGNGIYSVFTTPSISAGGVIQGYSPSANIVDLFETNKGLAIDDDPDFDNQDPYINRDPRFYHSILFNGERWTSKTDRYLELFNGGAERKNAEHNSFSGYLARKFWAKNVDQWSGTASPFTHVIYFRLAEMYLQYAEAANELGGPNYTITGADLSAVDAVNIVRARVGMPEVNAQYLSNKETFRERIKNERAVEFYLEGKRFFDLSRWGDAHKAEHRNLYADNFEEDSGSPTGYKITRAADPFFSLTFDQKHYKWPIPLEDALMFDEFKQNSGW from the coding sequence ATGAAAAAGATATTATTAATATTATTTACTGCAATAGCTTTCTTTGGCTGCGAGGAATATCTTGATAAGGTTGAAGACTCAGACGGACTTCAGGAAGAAGATGTTTTTACAGATTATTTGAAGTTTCGAAACTTTGAAGACCGCATGTATAAAGATCTGAATAATTATCTGTCGGAGCAAGATTATAGTTATATCGCAGCATTGTGTGACGAAGGATATTTAGGACCTGGTTGGGAAACAATGCCAGTTGCACAGAGCGGTGACTGGATTCGTTCCTATAATACCGGTCAGGCGCTACAATTTCATGGTATTTGGAATGGATGGAAAAGCATTCGTATCGCAAATATTGTATTGAAAAACCTGCATCAGTTAGAAGAAAATGCTACTCCGGAGCAAATGAATCAGTTAAAAGGTCAGGCACATTTTATGAGAGCTTGGTATTATTACGAGTTTTTGAAACGTCAGGGAGGTATGCCTTATATCAAGAAAGTTTTTAGTGGTAGTGATAATTTTGAATTAGAGCGTTTATCTTATCACGAAACAGCGATTGAAATTGCTGCCGATTGCGATACCGCGGCGATGTTATTGCCTGCAAAATGGAATGATGCTAATATTGGGCGCCCTACAGAAGGTGCTGCAATGGCACTTAAAGCATCAACACTCTTATTTGATGCAAGTCCTAGCAATAATCCTGAAAATGATAATGCAAAATGGCAAGCCGCTGCAAGTGCAGCCTGGGATGTAATTAATATCGCAGAATCAACCGGCCGTTATAGCCTGATACAGTGCAAAGGACAAGAGCAGGTTGCTTATAAAACTCCTTCAGGAATTAAAACTATAGAATACGTTAGTGGTTTCGATAGCATTTTTATGTATCAGCCATTTAACGATGAGATTATCTGGGAAAATTATGGAGTAAGTTGGAGTGGAAATGGCATATATTCGGTATTTACAACACCAAGTATTAGTGCTGGTGGTGTAATACAGGGATATAGCCCATCAGCTAATATAGTAGATCTGTTTGAAACAAATAAAGGCTTGGCAATTGATGATGATCCGGATTTTGATAATCAGGATCCTTATATTAATCGCGATCCTCGTTTTTACCATTCTATCTTGTTTAACGGTGAAAGATGGACCAGCAAAACTGATCGTTATCTAGAATTATTTAATGGTGGTGCTGAGAGAAAAAATGCAGAGCATAACTCGTTTTCCGGGTATTTGGCTCGTAAATTCTGGGCGAAGAATGTTGACCAGTGGTCTGGAACTGCTTCGCCGTTTACTCACGTTATTTATTTCCGCTTGGCAGAAATGTATTTACAATATGCTGAAGCTGCGAACGAACTTGGTGGCCCAAATTATACCATCACAGGAGCTGACTTATCAGCAGTTGATGCCGTAAATATTGTTCGTGCAAGAGTAGGAATGCCTGAGGTGAATGCACAGTATCTTTCAAATAAAGAAACTTTCCGCGAACGCATTAAAAATGAACGCGCTGTTGAGTTTTATCTTGAAGGAAAAAGGTTTTTCGATCTTTCAAGATGGGGAGATGCGCATAAAGCGGAACACCGCAATCTATATGCCGATAATTTTGAAGAGGATAGTGGAAGCCCAACAGGGTATAAAATTACTAGGGCTGCTGATCCTTTCTTTAGCTTAACTTTTGATCAAAAACATTATAAGTGGCCTATTCCTTTGGAAGATGCTTTAATGTTCGACGAGTTTAAACAAAATTCTGGATGGTAG